In Streptomyces sp. NBC_01426, one genomic interval encodes:
- a CDS encoding Zn-ribbon domain-containing OB-fold protein — protein MERTRTPVVSGWFTGTEAGGDFRLLGTRCSACAAVFFPREDACCRNPHCPGDGRLVEVPLSPRGRVWSYTDGRYRPPAPYVSDPAEPWEPYTLVAVELEAEGMVVLGQAAPGVTVADLAVGMEVEVVGGVLNEDDETVWTTWRFRPVEVRA, from the coding sequence TTGGAACGCACACGCACACCCGTCGTGAGCGGATGGTTCACCGGGACGGAGGCGGGCGGCGATTTCCGGCTGCTCGGCACCCGGTGTTCCGCCTGCGCCGCCGTGTTCTTCCCGCGCGAGGACGCCTGCTGCCGCAACCCGCACTGCCCGGGTGACGGGCGGCTCGTGGAGGTGCCGCTGTCCCCGCGCGGGCGGGTCTGGTCCTACACGGACGGGCGGTACCGGCCCCCCGCGCCCTACGTGTCCGACCCCGCCGAGCCCTGGGAGCCGTACACCCTGGTCGCGGTGGAGCTGGAGGCCGAGGGCATGGTCGTGCTCGGGCAGGCGGCGCCCGGGGTGACCGTCGCCGACCTGGCGGTCGGGATGGAGGTCGAGGTGGTCGGCGGGGTGCTGAACGAGGACGACGAGACCGTCTGGACCACGTGGCGGTTCCGGCCGGTGGAGGTGCGCGCGTGA
- a CDS encoding glycoside hydrolase family 31 protein: protein MDGRDLVRAVLEIGTARGRRAWRSALRHRRADAVGLARRGAERARVPGVLTGTEPRPGGGVLRFARSELLVRVTVGGAVFWGWDGAEPSPSHAVVGGGPEPDPRAVLEPDTGGGWRVVSERVTVAVSRLGAVEVRTPGGTVLRRELPPRWWEPVEGAPGGGGGARWLVRAEVPADARFFGLGGRAGGPRLRDGSYRLWNTDPKGGFGPGDDPLYITMPVQWVVADAGTHLAFHDNTWDGRVLLREGQEGAGSGADRPGTSELRLEGGPLRCWVLVGTPARVAQGWAGLTGSPAVPPEWALGYQHARWGFGSAAEVRRVVAGYVSRGLPLSAVHLDIDHYDGHRVFTVDRERFPDLSGLARELSDQGVRLVSIVDPAVKAGDALHDAGREVGPRGAFVRDAAGEEVRGEVWPGECVYPDFTDPAVRAWWGGLYEERLKQGFAGVWHDMNEPVSFAPFGDATLPRSARHSLEGAGGDHRAAHNVYALGMARAGWEGLVRLRPEERPFLFSRSGWAGMQRYGGTWSGDVESGWEGLRASLALVLGLGLCGVPYSGPDVGGFGGSPSPELYLRWLQLGAYLPFFRTHSAIWAGRREPWEFGPEVAEHARGVLAERERLRPYLVTLAHLARRTGAPYVRPLWWGAPEDRVLRDCEDAFLLGDALLVAPVLECGADRRAVRLPRGRWYDTVTEAVYEGPGQVLSDAPPGRMPVLARAGSVVPVRGGDGSVVLEVWAPARGRTGGGVVIRDPGPGFEPGVVERYSVRWVGDAVVVEDEAGEVVEGVVVRGL, encoded by the coding sequence ATGGACGGTCGTGATCTGGTGCGTGCGGTGTTGGAGATCGGTACGGCGCGTGGGAGGCGCGCCTGGCGTTCGGCGTTGCGTCACCGGCGTGCGGACGCGGTGGGGCTCGCGCGCCGGGGCGCGGAGCGGGCGCGGGTGCCGGGGGTGCTCACGGGTACGGAGCCCCGGCCGGGCGGTGGTGTGCTGCGGTTCGCGCGGTCGGAGCTGCTGGTGCGGGTGACCGTGGGCGGGGCGGTGTTCTGGGGCTGGGACGGGGCGGAGCCGTCTCCGTCGCACGCGGTGGTGGGCGGCGGGCCGGAGCCGGATCCGCGGGCGGTGTTGGAGCCGGACACCGGGGGCGGCTGGCGGGTGGTGTCGGAGCGGGTGACGGTGGCGGTGTCCCGGCTCGGGGCGGTGGAGGTGCGCACGCCGGGCGGGACGGTGTTGCGGCGGGAGTTGCCGCCGCGCTGGTGGGAGCCGGTGGAGGGGGCCCCGGGCGGGGGTGGCGGGGCGCGGTGGCTGGTGCGGGCGGAGGTGCCGGCGGACGCCCGGTTCTTCGGGCTGGGTGGTCGGGCGGGCGGGCCCCGGCTGCGGGACGGGTCGTACCGGCTGTGGAACACCGATCCGAAGGGTGGGTTCGGGCCGGGTGACGATCCGCTGTACATCACCATGCCGGTGCAGTGGGTGGTGGCGGACGCGGGCACGCACCTGGCGTTCCACGACAACACGTGGGACGGGCGGGTGCTGCTGCGCGAGGGGCAGGAGGGGGCCGGGTCGGGGGCGGACCGGCCCGGTACGAGCGAACTGCGGCTGGAGGGCGGGCCGTTGCGCTGCTGGGTGTTGGTGGGGACGCCGGCCCGGGTGGCGCAGGGCTGGGCGGGGCTGACGGGCTCGCCGGCGGTGCCGCCGGAGTGGGCGTTGGGGTACCAGCACGCGCGGTGGGGGTTCGGGAGCGCGGCGGAGGTGCGGCGGGTGGTGGCGGGGTACGTGTCGCGGGGGTTGCCGTTGTCGGCCGTGCACCTGGACATCGACCACTACGACGGGCACCGGGTGTTCACGGTGGACCGGGAGCGGTTCCCGGATCTGTCGGGTCTGGCGCGGGAGTTGTCGGATCAGGGGGTGCGGCTGGTGTCGATCGTCGACCCGGCGGTGAAGGCGGGCGACGCGCTGCACGACGCGGGTCGGGAGGTGGGGCCGCGCGGGGCCTTCGTCCGGGACGCGGCGGGTGAGGAGGTCCGGGGTGAGGTGTGGCCGGGTGAGTGCGTGTATCCGGACTTCACGGATCCGGCGGTGCGCGCGTGGTGGGGCGGGTTGTACGAGGAACGGCTGAAGCAGGGCTTCGCCGGGGTGTGGCACGACATGAACGAGCCGGTGTCGTTCGCCCCGTTCGGGGACGCGACCCTGCCGAGGTCGGCGCGGCACTCGCTGGAGGGGGCCGGCGGGGATCACCGGGCCGCCCACAACGTGTACGCGCTCGGGATGGCGCGGGCCGGATGGGAGGGGTTGGTGCGGCTGCGGCCCGAGGAGCGGCCGTTCCTCTTCTCCCGTTCGGGGTGGGCGGGGATGCAGCGCTACGGGGGCACCTGGTCGGGGGACGTGGAGAGCGGGTGGGAGGGGCTGCGGGCTTCGCTGGCGCTGGTGTTGGGGCTCGGTTTGTGCGGGGTGCCGTACTCGGGGCCGGACGTGGGCGGTTTCGGTGGTTCGCCGTCCCCGGAGCTGTACCTGCGGTGGTTGCAGTTGGGGGCGTACCTGCCGTTCTTCCGGACCCACTCGGCGATCTGGGCGGGGCGGCGGGAGCCGTGGGAGTTCGGGCCGGAGGTGGCGGAGCACGCGCGGGGGGTGCTGGCGGAGCGGGAGCGGCTGCGGCCCTACCTGGTGACGCTGGCCCACCTGGCGCGGCGGACGGGCGCCCCGTACGTGCGGCCGTTGTGGTGGGGGGCGCCGGAGGACCGGGTGCTGCGGGACTGCGAGGACGCGTTCCTGTTGGGGGACGCACTGTTGGTGGCGCCGGTGTTGGAGTGCGGGGCGGACCGGCGGGCGGTGCGGCTGCCGCGCGGGCGCTGGTACGACACGGTGACGGAGGCGGTGTACGAGGGGCCCGGGCAGGTGCTGTCGGACGCTCCGCCGGGCCGGATGCCGGTGTTGGCGCGGGCGGGTTCGGTGGTGCCGGTGCGGGGCGGGGACGGGTCGGTGGTCCTGGAGGTGTGGGCTCCGGCGCGGGGGCGCACCGGCGGCGGGGTGGTGATCCGGGATCCGGGGCCGGGGTTCGAGCCGGGCGTGGTGGAGCGGTACTCCGTGCGGTGGGTCGGGGACGCGGTGGTGGTGGAGGACGAGGCCGGGGAGGTGGTGGAGGGGGTCGTGGTGCGGGGGCTCTGA
- a CDS encoding M15 family metallopeptidase yields the protein MRTMVVVALSGALVTGPTGPPPAGFVAEEVAPAGFVALADVDPTIGQDVRYASARNFTGRPVEGYEEPVCLLARPAAEALRRAQARLLRAGLSLLVYDCYRPQRAVDRFVRWAADEGDRATKEEFYPQVDKSRLIPEGYVAPRSGHSRGSTVDVTLVRVPGGGPVDMGTAFDFFDPLSHTADPRVVGAARENREVLGRALAGQGFVNLPQEWWHFTYRPEAFPDRYFDFPVSVAAVRP from the coding sequence ATGAGGACGATGGTGGTCGTGGCGTTGTCGGGTGCGCTGGTGACGGGTCCGACGGGGCCCCCGCCGGCGGGGTTCGTGGCGGAGGAGGTCGCGCCGGCGGGGTTCGTGGCGTTGGCGGACGTGGATCCGACGATCGGTCAGGACGTGCGGTACGCGTCGGCGCGGAACTTCACGGGTCGGCCCGTCGAGGGGTACGAGGAGCCCGTCTGTCTGCTCGCCCGACCGGCCGCGGAGGCTTTGCGGAGGGCTCAGGCACGGCTGTTGCGCGCGGGCCTGTCGCTGCTCGTGTACGACTGCTACCGGCCGCAGCGGGCCGTGGACCGGTTCGTGCGGTGGGCCGCGGACGAGGGCGACCGGGCGACGAAGGAGGAGTTCTATCCGCAGGTGGACAAGTCCCGGCTGATCCCGGAGGGCTATGTGGCCCCGAGGTCGGGGCACAGTCGCGGGAGCACCGTGGACGTGACGTTGGTGCGGGTGCCGGGTGGGGGGCCGGTGGACATGGGGACGGCGTTCGACTTCTTCGATCCGCTCTCCCACACCGCCGATCCGCGGGTGGTCGGTGCGGCGCGGGAGAACCGGGAGGTGTTGGGGCGGGCGCTGGCCGGGCAGGGTTTCGTGAACCTTCCGCAGGAGTGGTGGCACTTCACGTACCGTCCCGAGGCCTTCCCCGACCGGTACTTCGACTTCCCGGTCTCTGTCGCGGCGGTGCGGCCCTGA
- a CDS encoding acetoacetate--CoA ligase: MTSATQPEPLWSPSPDRIAAARITAFQAWAAERFGAPADGGYPALHSWSVDALDTFWQAIAEWFDVRFTTPYTSVLADRSMPGARWFTGSTLNYAEHALRAGEDPARADEPALISVDETHEPTPVTWAELRRQVGSLAAELRAAGVRPGDRVSGYLPNIPEAVVAFLATASVGGVWTSCAPDFGARSVLDRFQQVEPVVLFTVDGYRYGGKEHDRRDTVAELRAELPSLRAVVHIPLLGTPAPEGTRAWADLTAADTEPVFEPVPFDHPLWVLYSSGTTGLPKAIVQSQGGILLEHLKQIGLHCELGPEDRFFWYTSTGWMMWNFLVSGLLTGTTVVLYDGSPGFPDTGAQWRIAERTRATLYGTSAAYVMACRKAEVHPSRDFDLSSVKAVATTGSPLPPDGFRWLHDEVAEDLWIVSVSGGTDVCSCFAGGVATLPVYIGELQAPGLGTDLQAWDPAGKPVIGEVGELVVTNPMPSMPIHFWNDPDGSRYHESYFEMFPGVWRHGDWITLTDRGSVIIHGRSDSTLNRQGVRMGSADIYEAVERLPEIKESLVIGLEEPNGGYWMPLFVHLAPGATLDDDLRDRIKATIRAELSPRHVPDEIIEVPAVPHTLTGKRIEVPVKRLLQGAPLAKAVNLGSVDRPELLDFYAELARTRK; encoded by the coding sequence ATGACCTCAGCCACCCAGCCGGAACCCCTCTGGTCCCCGAGCCCCGACCGGATCGCCGCGGCCAGGATCACCGCCTTCCAGGCCTGGGCCGCCGAGCGCTTCGGAGCCCCCGCCGACGGCGGCTACCCGGCCCTGCACAGCTGGTCCGTCGACGCGCTCGACACCTTCTGGCAGGCCATCGCCGAATGGTTCGACGTACGGTTCACCACCCCGTACACCTCCGTGCTCGCCGACCGCTCCATGCCCGGCGCCCGCTGGTTCACCGGCTCCACCCTCAACTACGCCGAACACGCCCTGCGCGCTGGCGAGGACCCGGCCCGCGCCGACGAACCCGCCCTGATCAGCGTCGACGAGACCCACGAGCCCACCCCCGTCACCTGGGCCGAGCTCCGCCGCCAGGTCGGCTCGCTCGCCGCCGAACTGCGCGCCGCGGGCGTACGCCCCGGTGACCGCGTCAGCGGCTACCTCCCCAACATCCCCGAAGCCGTCGTCGCCTTCCTCGCCACCGCCTCCGTCGGCGGGGTCTGGACCTCCTGCGCCCCCGACTTCGGCGCCCGCAGCGTCCTGGACCGCTTCCAGCAGGTCGAACCCGTCGTCCTGTTCACCGTCGACGGATACCGCTACGGCGGCAAGGAACACGACCGCCGCGACACCGTCGCCGAGCTGCGCGCCGAGCTCCCCTCCCTGCGCGCCGTCGTGCACATCCCCCTCCTCGGCACCCCCGCCCCCGAAGGCACCCGCGCCTGGGCCGACCTCACCGCCGCCGACACCGAGCCCGTCTTCGAGCCGGTCCCCTTCGACCACCCGCTGTGGGTCCTCTACTCCTCCGGTACGACCGGCCTGCCCAAGGCCATCGTCCAGTCCCAGGGCGGCATCCTCCTCGAACACCTCAAGCAGATCGGCCTGCACTGCGAGCTGGGGCCCGAGGACCGCTTCTTCTGGTACACCTCCACCGGCTGGATGATGTGGAACTTCCTCGTCTCCGGCCTGCTCACCGGCACCACGGTCGTCCTCTACGACGGCAGCCCCGGGTTCCCCGACACCGGCGCCCAGTGGCGGATCGCGGAGCGGACACGGGCCACCCTGTACGGCACCTCCGCCGCGTACGTGATGGCCTGCCGCAAGGCGGAGGTCCATCCCTCCCGGGACTTCGACCTCTCCTCCGTGAAGGCCGTCGCCACCACCGGCTCCCCGCTCCCGCCCGACGGCTTCCGCTGGCTGCACGACGAGGTGGCCGAGGACCTCTGGATCGTCTCCGTCAGCGGCGGCACCGACGTGTGCAGCTGCTTCGCGGGCGGGGTCGCCACCCTCCCCGTGTACATCGGCGAACTCCAGGCGCCCGGCCTCGGCACCGACCTCCAGGCCTGGGACCCCGCCGGCAAGCCGGTCATCGGCGAGGTCGGCGAACTCGTCGTCACCAACCCCATGCCCTCCATGCCGATCCACTTCTGGAACGACCCCGACGGCAGCCGCTACCACGAGAGCTACTTCGAGATGTTCCCCGGCGTCTGGCGCCACGGGGACTGGATCACCCTCACCGACCGCGGCTCGGTGATCATCCACGGCCGCTCCGACTCCACCCTCAACCGGCAGGGCGTCCGCATGGGATCCGCCGACATCTACGAGGCCGTCGAACGCCTTCCGGAGATCAAGGAGTCCCTGGTCATCGGCCTGGAGGAACCGAACGGCGGCTACTGGATGCCGCTGTTCGTCCACCTCGCGCCCGGCGCCACCCTCGACGACGACCTGCGCGACCGCATCAAGGCCACGATCCGCGCGGAACTCTCCCCGCGGCACGTCCCCGACGAGATCATCGAGGTCCCGGCGGTCCCGCACACCCTCACAGGCAAGCGCATCGAGGTCCCGGTCAAGCGCCTCCTCCAGGGCGCGCCCCTGGCCAAGGCGGTCAACCTCGGCTCGGTCGACCGTCCGGAACTCCTCGACTTCTACGCGGAGCTGGCCCGCACCCGAAAGTGA
- a CDS encoding roadblock/LC7 domain-containing protein translates to MTAPQTGNDTWGRGSGPLNWLLDELVDKVGSIRKAVVLSGDGLPTGSSKDLTREDSEHLAAVASGFHSLAKGVGRHFDSGRVRQTVVELDEAFLFVMAAGDGSCLAVLADAESDVGQVAYEMTLMVKRVGDHLATAPRTGLPAGG, encoded by the coding sequence ATGACCGCACCGCAGACCGGCAACGACACCTGGGGCCGCGGCTCCGGCCCGCTCAACTGGCTCCTCGACGAGCTGGTCGACAAGGTCGGCAGCATCCGCAAGGCGGTGGTGCTCTCCGGTGACGGCCTGCCCACCGGCAGCTCCAAGGACCTGACGCGCGAGGACAGCGAGCACCTGGCCGCCGTGGCGTCCGGCTTCCACAGCCTGGCCAAGGGCGTGGGCCGGCACTTCGACTCCGGCCGGGTCCGCCAGACCGTCGTCGAGCTCGACGAGGCCTTCCTGTTCGTCATGGCCGCCGGCGACGGCAGTTGCCTGGCCGTGCTCGCCGACGCCGAGTCCGACGTCGGCCAGGTCGCGTACGAGATGACCCTGATGGTCAAGCGAGTGGGCGACCACCTGGCGACCGCCCCGCGCACCGGGCTGCCAGCCGGAGGGTGA
- a CDS encoding DUF962 domain-containing protein, translated as MTFGSYEEFWPYYVAMHSKAATRWVHLTGTLGGLALSVYGVARGRRRHLAALPLIGYGTAWPAHFLIEGNNPATFGHPGWSLRGDARMIRMMLAGRDAELDEIARKWLAENR; from the coding sequence ATGACTTTCGGTTCGTACGAGGAATTCTGGCCCTACTACGTCGCGATGCACTCCAAGGCCGCGACCCGCTGGGTGCACCTCACGGGGACGCTCGGTGGGCTCGCCCTGTCCGTGTACGGGGTGGCACGCGGCCGTCGGCGCCACCTCGCCGCCCTGCCGCTGATCGGTTACGGGACGGCCTGGCCGGCGCACTTCCTCATCGAGGGGAACAACCCGGCCACCTTCGGGCATCCGGGCTGGTCGCTGCGCGGGGACGCGCGGATGATCCGGATGATGCTGGCCGGGCGGGACGCGGAGCTGGACGAGATCGCCCGGAAGTGGCTCGCCGAGAACCGGTGA
- a CDS encoding lipid-transfer protein — protein MSADVAVLGAGMHPWGKWGRGFVEYGRIAARSALADARLDWTDVQSIVGADTVRSGYPGYVAGATFAQALGWQGARVTSVYAACASGAQAIGAARAQILAGLADVVLVVGADAAPKGFFAPAGGNRPDDPDWLRFRVLGATNPAYFALYARRRMALYGDTGEDFARVKVKNAAAGALNPHARYRKTVTAEEVTASAIVADPLRLLDICATSDGGAALVLSSMDYARSRGVADPVRIRAVSTVTPTYPRTVLDLPDIATDSMTAVRPAAGSFRASIARAAYEEAGLGPDDLSLAEVYDLSTALELDWYEDIGLCGEGEGAKLVREGATALGGRVPVNTSGGLASFGEAVPAQAIAQVCELTWQLRGTAGERQVPGARAGITANQGLFGHGSAVVVVR, from the coding sequence GTGAGCGCCGACGTGGCCGTCCTCGGGGCCGGGATGCATCCGTGGGGCAAGTGGGGTCGGGGGTTCGTCGAGTACGGCCGGATCGCCGCCCGGTCGGCGCTGGCCGACGCACGGCTGGACTGGACCGACGTGCAGTCGATCGTCGGGGCCGACACCGTGCGCTCGGGCTATCCCGGTTACGTGGCCGGGGCGACCTTCGCGCAGGCGCTCGGCTGGCAGGGGGCTCGCGTGACCAGCGTGTACGCGGCCTGCGCGTCCGGTGCCCAGGCCATCGGGGCGGCCCGGGCGCAGATCCTGGCCGGGCTGGCCGACGTGGTGCTGGTGGTGGGCGCGGACGCCGCCCCCAAGGGGTTCTTCGCCCCTGCCGGCGGGAACCGGCCGGACGATCCGGACTGGTTGCGCTTCCGGGTGCTGGGCGCCACCAACCCGGCGTACTTCGCGCTGTACGCCCGCCGGCGGATGGCCCTCTACGGTGACACCGGTGAGGACTTCGCGCGCGTCAAGGTGAAGAACGCGGCGGCGGGCGCGCTCAACCCGCACGCCCGCTACCGCAAGACGGTGACCGCCGAGGAGGTGACGGCCTCCGCGATCGTCGCCGACCCGCTGCGGCTGCTGGACATCTGCGCCACCTCCGACGGGGGCGCCGCGCTGGTGCTGAGCAGCATGGACTACGCCCGCTCGCGGGGGGTCGCGGACCCGGTGCGGATCCGGGCGGTGTCGACGGTGACGCCCACGTATCCCCGTACCGTCCTCGACCTGCCGGACATCGCCACCGATTCGATGACCGCCGTACGGCCTGCGGCCGGGTCCTTCCGGGCGTCCATCGCGCGCGCCGCGTACGAGGAGGCGGGGCTGGGGCCGGACGACCTGTCGCTCGCGGAGGTGTACGACCTGTCCACGGCACTGGAGTTGGACTGGTACGAGGACATCGGCCTCTGCGGTGAGGGTGAGGGCGCCAAGCTCGTCCGGGAGGGGGCGACCGCGCTCGGGGGCCGGGTTCCGGTCAACACCAGCGGCGGGCTGGCCTCCTTCGGGGAGGCGGTGCCGGCGCAGGCGATAGCCCAGGTGTGCGAGCTGACCTGGCAGTTGCGGGGCACGGCCGGGGAGCGGCAGGTGCCGGGCGCGCGGGCCGGGATCACCGCGAACCAGGGGCTGTTCGGGCACGGATCGGCCGTCGTCGTCGTACGGTGA
- a CDS encoding GTP-binding protein, producing MAFGRSSRTGAMHAVSPVEPLTLKILVAGGFGVGKTTLVSAVSEIRPLRTEEQLSEPGIGIDDIGGVEGKTTTTVAMDFGRITLREDLVLYLFGTPGQDRFWFLWDELAQGSLGAVVLADTRRLADCFAAVDYFERRGIPFVVAVNCFDGADRHPVVTVRDALDLDAGVPVLLCDARDRESVKDVLVGVVEHAMSLARARRRMTAAGA from the coding sequence ATGGCCTTCGGGCGCTCTAGCCGCACCGGCGCGATGCATGCCGTGTCGCCGGTCGAGCCGCTGACCTTGAAGATCCTGGTCGCGGGCGGTTTCGGGGTGGGCAAGACCACCCTGGTCAGTGCGGTGAGTGAGATCAGACCGCTGCGGACGGAGGAACAACTCTCCGAACCCGGCATCGGCATCGACGACATCGGGGGAGTGGAGGGCAAGACCACCACCACCGTGGCCATGGACTTCGGCCGCATCACCCTCCGCGAGGACCTGGTGCTCTACCTGTTCGGCACCCCCGGACAGGATCGCTTCTGGTTCCTCTGGGACGAGCTGGCCCAAGGGTCCCTCGGCGCGGTCGTCCTCGCCGACACCCGCCGGCTCGCCGACTGCTTCGCCGCCGTCGACTACTTCGAGCGGCGCGGCATCCCCTTCGTGGTCGCGGTCAACTGCTTCGACGGCGCCGACCGGCATCCGGTGGTGACCGTCCGGGATGCCCTCGACCTCGACGCCGGGGTACCGGTGCTGTTGTGCGACGCCCGCGACCGCGAGTCCGTCAAGGACGTGCTGGTGGGGGTCGTGGAGCACGCCATGTCACTGGCCCGGGCCCGCCGCCGGATGACGGCGGCCGGCGCCTGA
- a CDS encoding DUF742 domain-containing protein, with amino-acid sequence MSDSGQDHPADIPGSPETVPDPTHWFDDDAGPVVRPYAMTRGRTSHSGQHRLDLIALVVAESAADDPVWDVTLSPEHAHILGLCRGRPQSVAELAAELDLAIGVVRVLIGDLVDDELVHVTRPVPPAELPDESILREVINGLRAL; translated from the coding sequence ATGAGCGATTCAGGTCAGGACCACCCCGCCGACATCCCCGGCAGCCCCGAGACGGTGCCCGATCCCACGCACTGGTTCGACGACGACGCGGGCCCGGTCGTCCGCCCGTACGCGATGACCCGAGGCCGGACCAGCCACTCGGGTCAGCACCGCCTCGACCTGATCGCGCTCGTCGTCGCCGAATCGGCGGCCGACGACCCGGTCTGGGACGTGACCCTGTCCCCGGAACACGCCCACATCCTCGGGCTCTGCCGGGGGCGCCCCCAGTCGGTGGCGGAACTCGCCGCCGAGCTGGACCTGGCGATCGGGGTCGTCCGCGTCCTGATCGGCGATCTCGTGGACGACGAACTGGTCCACGTGACCCGGCCGGTGCCCCCGGCCGAACTGCCCGACGAATCCATTCTGCGTGAGGTGATCAATGGCCTTCGGGCGCTCTAG
- a CDS encoding NUDIX domain-containing protein, giving the protein MPEQPRNAHCSTCGAPFDTTAWPRTCTACGATAYRNPLPVAVTLLPVEDADGTGLVVITRTIEPALGGVALPGGFIDFGEDWREAVVRELREETGIEADAGEVTLADAKSSPAGHLLLFGLLPRRPAADLPASVPTDETTGWHLLREPTDLAFPLHTEAAAAWFAGSYA; this is encoded by the coding sequence ATGCCGGAACAGCCGAGGAACGCGCACTGCTCCACCTGCGGAGCCCCGTTCGACACCACCGCCTGGCCCCGTACGTGCACCGCGTGCGGCGCCACCGCCTACCGCAACCCGCTCCCGGTGGCCGTCACCCTCCTCCCCGTCGAGGACGCCGACGGCACCGGCCTGGTCGTCATCACCCGCACCATCGAACCGGCCCTGGGCGGCGTCGCCCTCCCCGGCGGCTTCATCGACTTCGGCGAGGACTGGCGGGAAGCGGTGGTCCGCGAACTGCGCGAGGAGACCGGCATCGAAGCCGACGCCGGCGAGGTCACCCTCGCCGACGCCAAGAGCTCACCGGCCGGCCACCTGCTCCTCTTCGGCCTGCTGCCCCGCCGCCCGGCCGCCGACCTCCCCGCGTCCGTCCCCACCGACGAGACCACCGGCTGGCACCTGCTGCGCGAACCGACCGACCTGGCGTTCCCCCTGCACACCGAGGCGGCGGCCGCCTGGTTCGCCGGCTCCTACGCCTGA